The following proteins are co-located in the Spirosoma montaniterrae genome:
- a CDS encoding sodium:solute symporter, with protein sequence MSILDWGVLVITLFGIIAYGMIRSRRSRSMDDYLLAGQSLPWYHVGLSVMATQASAITFLSAPGQGFVDGMRFVQFYFGLPLAMVVLSITFVPIFHKLKIFTAYEFLETRFDVRVRTLTAGLFLLQRGLSTGLSIYAPAIILSTILGWNIYWTNLLMGGIVLIYTVTGGTKAISHTHLQQMLVVTLAMVVAGFLTVRLLPESVGFVDALQVAGKAGRMNLIDLKFDPDNRYNLWSGLIGGFFLQLSYFGTDQSQVGRYLTGQSIGQSRLGLLMNGLLKVPMQFLILLVGVLVFVFYQFNPAPAFFNKQETDRLRTSPYAREYQLTEIRHQNLAAQRQRAVLDMQVALKTNDEAGQQAANAMLQETDVALKTVKADVVKLIDKNNPAADTNDANYVFLRFVLDHLPHGLIGLLIAVIFSASMGSIASAYSSLASTTVVDVYKRLVSTNGSDADYLRASRWATVGWGVFCIVVAQFANRMGSMIEAVNILGSLFYGVILGVFVVAFYMKQIGGRATFWAALIGQVFVVLSWYFDLTAFLWLNAIGCVLVMGFAWLLQRVLGADRS encoded by the coding sequence ATGAGCATACTGGACTGGGGTGTGCTCGTGATAACGTTGTTTGGCATCATTGCCTATGGCATGATTCGGAGCCGACGTAGCCGCAGCATGGACGATTACCTGCTGGCGGGGCAGTCGCTGCCGTGGTATCACGTAGGGCTGTCGGTGATGGCGACGCAGGCGAGTGCCATCACGTTTTTGTCGGCACCGGGGCAGGGCTTTGTCGATGGAATGCGGTTCGTGCAGTTCTATTTTGGTCTGCCGCTGGCGATGGTCGTGCTGTCGATTACGTTCGTGCCGATTTTTCACAAGCTGAAAATTTTCACCGCTTACGAGTTTCTCGAAACCCGCTTCGACGTGCGCGTCCGAACGCTTACGGCGGGGCTGTTTCTGTTGCAACGAGGTCTTTCAACGGGCCTGTCGATCTACGCGCCGGCCATTATTCTGTCAACTATTCTGGGCTGGAATATCTACTGGACCAACCTCCTCATGGGTGGTATTGTGCTGATTTACACCGTTACGGGCGGCACGAAGGCCATCTCGCACACGCACCTCCAGCAGATGCTGGTTGTAACGCTGGCGATGGTGGTGGCCGGATTCCTGACGGTGCGACTCCTGCCCGAAAGCGTCGGCTTTGTCGATGCGCTGCAAGTGGCCGGAAAAGCCGGGCGCATGAACCTCATCGATCTGAAGTTTGACCCCGATAACCGATACAATCTGTGGTCGGGACTGATTGGCGGGTTCTTTCTCCAACTGTCGTATTTCGGCACCGACCAGTCGCAGGTGGGGCGGTATCTGACGGGGCAGAGCATCGGGCAAAGTCGGTTAGGATTGCTCATGAACGGCCTGCTCAAAGTACCGATGCAGTTCTTGATTCTGCTGGTAGGCGTGCTGGTATTCGTGTTTTACCAGTTTAACCCGGCTCCGGCTTTTTTCAACAAACAGGAAACCGACCGGCTCCGAACCAGCCCCTACGCCCGCGAGTATCAGCTTACCGAAATACGGCATCAGAACCTGGCCGCCCAACGCCAGCGGGCCGTACTCGATATGCAGGTGGCTCTGAAAACGAACGATGAAGCCGGGCAACAGGCCGCCAACGCGATGCTTCAGGAAACCGACGTGGCCCTGAAAACCGTTAAAGCCGACGTGGTGAAGCTAATCGATAAGAATAACCCCGCTGCCGACACGAACGATGCCAACTACGTGTTTCTGCGGTTTGTACTCGATCACCTGCCACACGGCCTGATTGGACTGCTGATTGCGGTCATCTTCAGCGCGTCGATGGGGTCGATAGCGTCGGCCTACAGTTCGCTGGCGTCAACAACGGTGGTAGACGTGTATAAGCGGTTGGTTAGCACAAACGGTAGTGATGCCGATTACCTGCGGGCGTCGCGCTGGGCCACGGTAGGGTGGGGAGTATTCTGTATTGTAGTCGCGCAGTTTGCCAATCGCATGGGCAGCATGATCGAGGCTGTCAATATTTTGGGATCGCTGTTCTATGGCGTCATTCTGGGCGTGTTTGTCGTGGCGTTTTACATGAAGCAGATTGGCGGGCGGGCCACGTTCTGGGCCGCGCTCATCGGGCAGGTATTTGTTGTGTTGAGCTGGTATTTTGACCTGACGGCCTTTCTCTGGCTTAATGCCATCGGCTGCGTGCTGGTAATGGGCTTTGCGTGGTTGTTGCAGCGGGTGTTGGGGGCAGATCGTTCGTAG
- a CDS encoding aspartate aminotransferase family protein, producing the protein MQTVTHRQLFFQHIAQTSDFPLALEIDRAEGIFIYGPTLGGSAEGAAQQPKRYIDLISGIGVSNVGHRHPHVLQAIQTQLDKYLHLMVYGEYVQSSQTQLAHALAQTLASHTGPVGVLDNVYFTNSGTEAVEGAMKLAKRYTGRTEIISCLNAYHGATQGALSLSGDENFKRNYRPLLPGVRHINYNNWADIEKISCRTAAVVMEVVGAESGVRVPDAGYLQAVRQRCTDMGALVIFDEIQTGFGRTGTFWAFEGAGENGTAVVPDVLLCAKGMGGGMPIGAFISSAAVMSVFKNNPVLGHITTFGGHPVSCAASLATLQVIRDEKLYADAEAKGQLFRQLLVHPAIREIRGKGLMLAVEFESFDVLKPIIDRAIQPGESTPGESTPGVITDWFLFCDNSMRIAPPLIITEEQIREACAVILGAI; encoded by the coding sequence ATGCAAACGGTTACACACCGGCAATTATTTTTCCAGCATATAGCACAGACCTCTGATTTCCCTTTAGCGTTGGAAATCGACCGGGCCGAAGGCATATTTATTTATGGTCCGACACTCGGCGGTTCAGCGGAAGGCGCGGCCCAACAGCCGAAGCGGTACATCGACCTGATTTCGGGCATTGGCGTCAGTAACGTAGGTCATCGTCACCCGCACGTACTGCAAGCGATTCAGACACAGTTAGATAAATACCTGCACCTGATGGTCTACGGCGAATACGTGCAGTCGTCGCAGACGCAACTGGCCCACGCGCTCGCGCAAACGCTTGCTTCTCATACTGGCCCGGTTGGCGTTTTAGACAACGTGTATTTCACCAACTCTGGCACCGAAGCCGTTGAAGGGGCAATGAAATTAGCGAAACGCTACACGGGCCGCACCGAAATCATTAGCTGCCTGAACGCCTATCACGGTGCTACGCAGGGCGCGTTATCGTTGTCGGGCGATGAAAATTTCAAGCGTAACTACCGCCCGTTATTGCCCGGAGTCAGGCACATCAACTACAATAACTGGGCTGACATTGAGAAAATTAGCTGCCGAACTGCCGCCGTGGTGATGGAAGTAGTCGGTGCCGAATCGGGCGTTCGGGTGCCGGATGCGGGCTATTTGCAGGCCGTTCGGCAACGCTGCACCGATATGGGTGCGCTAGTGATCTTCGATGAAATTCAGACCGGCTTTGGTCGAACGGGCACGTTCTGGGCCTTTGAGGGCGCGGGCGAAAACGGCACAGCGGTTGTACCCGACGTGTTGCTATGTGCCAAAGGCATGGGGGGCGGAATGCCCATCGGTGCGTTCATTAGTTCGGCAGCGGTGATGAGCGTCTTCAAAAACAACCCGGTGCTGGGCCACATCACCACCTTTGGTGGGCACCCGGTGTCGTGTGCGGCCTCGCTGGCAACATTGCAGGTGATTCGGGATGAGAAATTATACGCCGATGCCGAAGCCAAAGGGCAGTTGTTCAGGCAGTTGCTGGTTCACCCCGCCATTCGGGAAATACGTGGCAAGGGGCTGATGCTGGCCGTCGAGTTCGAGTCGTTCGACGTACTCAAACCTATCATCGACCGGGCCATACAACCCGGCGAATCTACGCCGGGCGAGTCCACGCCGGGCGTCATCACCGACTGGTTCCTGTTCTGCGATAATTCCATGCGCATTGCCCCGCCGTTAATTATCACGGAAGAACAAATCCGCGAAGCCTGTGCGGTGATTTTGGGGGCGATTTGA
- a CDS encoding DUF5694 domain-containing protein, protein MFYTLGSSTLAQQPPKIQIMLLGSNHFGQAGFYKDAPLADLFIERRQQELQQLRDQLARFKPDLILIEREPTAQSTTDSLYRLYTAGKLALTDLDYGRAETYQIAYALGKTLRHDRIYGVDYYGGTSNRILNQGQGIEYYLDELKTFNVLGSQINEPFRQGKTTVSGYLRQLNAPEVLQKTYHLMFVTPAKVRRGLLNTTDRTLDSSRVSYDYVGADFISHFYNRELRIYANIVATQLAQKKQRILVVMGQRHAAVLTKIFENDPDYTLVPVGDYLK, encoded by the coding sequence GTGTTTTATACTTTGGGCAGTAGTACATTGGCGCAGCAGCCGCCCAAAATACAGATTATGCTGCTTGGGAGTAATCACTTCGGTCAGGCAGGTTTTTATAAAGATGCACCCCTGGCAGACCTATTTATCGAACGGCGGCAGCAGGAGTTGCAACAGTTGCGCGACCAGTTGGCGCGGTTTAAGCCTGACCTGATTCTGATTGAGCGGGAGCCTACAGCACAATCTACCACAGACAGCCTTTATCGTTTATACACAGCAGGTAAGCTGGCACTCACTGACCTCGACTACGGACGGGCCGAAACGTATCAGATTGCCTACGCGCTGGGTAAAACATTACGGCACGACCGCATCTACGGCGTCGATTATTACGGCGGAACATCAAACCGGATCCTTAACCAGGGGCAGGGAATCGAATACTATCTCGATGAACTGAAGACGTTTAATGTGCTGGGAAGCCAGATTAATGAACCTTTCCGGCAGGGGAAAACTACAGTATCTGGTTATCTGCGGCAACTCAACGCGCCAGAGGTTCTCCAGAAAACGTACCACCTCATGTTCGTTACTCCCGCCAAAGTACGCCGTGGTCTGCTGAACACAACCGACCGAACACTCGACAGCAGCCGCGTTTCGTATGATTACGTAGGTGCCGACTTTATCAGCCACTTCTACAACCGGGAGTTACGTATCTACGCAAACATTGTGGCTACACAACTGGCCCAGAAAAAGCAACGTATTCTGGTTGTGATGGGGCAGCGCCATGCAGCGGTTCTGACCAAGATATTTGAGAATGACCCAGATTATACGCTGGTGCCTGTTGGAGACTATTTGAAGTAG
- a CDS encoding acyl-CoA carboxylase subunit beta, translating into MQTETQPALNARLSNVDILAQKNAEAELGGGQKRIDAQHKKGKLTARERIALLVDENSFEEIGKFVMHRTRDFGLDKEHYLGDGVVTGYGTIDGRLVYVFAQDFTVFGGALSETHAEKICKIMDLALQNGAPVIGLNDSGGARIQEGVLSLAGYADIFYRNTRASGVIPQLSAIMGPCAGGAVYSPAITDFIFMVEQTSYMFVTGPNVVKTVTHEEVTAEELGGASTHSTKSGVTHFACANELACIQHIKQLLSYIPQNCEDDAPRLPYEPGDESRPALNSLIPDNPNQPYDMREVIDELVDGGSFLEVHKNFAENIVVGFARIGGRSIGIVGNQPAVLAGVLDIQASAKAARFVRFCDCFNVPLLVLEDVPGFLPGTDQEWNGIITNGAKLLYAFCEATVPRITVITRKAYGGAYDVMNSKHIGADMNYAWPSAEIAVMGASGAAEIIFKREIAEADDPQAKLHEKVQEYTEKFANPYRAAHRGYIDEVIMPDQTRQKLLRAFGMLENKVATLPKKKHGNIPL; encoded by the coding sequence ATGCAGACCGAAACCCAGCCCGCGCTTAATGCCAGGCTCTCCAACGTTGACATTCTGGCTCAGAAAAACGCCGAAGCCGAACTCGGTGGCGGGCAAAAACGCATCGACGCCCAGCACAAAAAAGGTAAACTGACCGCTCGCGAGCGCATTGCCCTATTAGTCGATGAAAATTCATTTGAGGAAATCGGAAAGTTCGTGATGCACCGCACCCGCGACTTCGGTCTCGACAAAGAACATTACCTCGGCGACGGCGTCGTAACGGGCTACGGCACCATCGACGGGCGATTGGTCTACGTGTTCGCGCAGGATTTTACGGTGTTTGGGGGCGCACTGAGCGAAACCCACGCCGAAAAAATCTGTAAAATCATGGATTTGGCCCTGCAAAACGGTGCCCCCGTCATCGGCCTGAACGATTCGGGCGGTGCCAGAATCCAGGAGGGCGTGCTATCATTGGCGGGGTATGCCGACATTTTTTACCGCAACACGCGTGCGTCGGGCGTGATTCCTCAGCTTTCAGCTATTATGGGGCCGTGTGCGGGCGGGGCCGTGTACAGTCCAGCCATCACCGATTTTATTTTCATGGTCGAACAAACGAGCTATATGTTTGTGACCGGCCCGAACGTGGTCAAAACTGTAACGCACGAAGAAGTAACGGCGGAAGAATTAGGCGGAGCCAGTACGCACAGCACCAAATCGGGCGTGACGCACTTCGCCTGCGCGAACGAACTGGCTTGCATTCAGCATATTAAGCAGCTACTAAGTTATATCCCGCAAAACTGCGAAGACGACGCGCCCCGATTGCCTTACGAACCGGGCGACGAATCTCGCCCCGCGCTGAACAGCCTGATTCCCGACAACCCGAACCAGCCTTACGACATGCGCGAGGTAATCGATGAGTTGGTCGATGGTGGGTCGTTTCTTGAGGTACACAAAAATTTTGCTGAAAATATTGTCGTAGGTTTTGCCCGCATTGGTGGGCGCAGCATCGGTATTGTAGGCAACCAACCGGCGGTATTGGCGGGCGTTCTCGACATCCAGGCCAGTGCCAAAGCCGCCCGGTTTGTGCGTTTTTGTGACTGCTTCAACGTGCCCCTGTTGGTGCTGGAAGACGTGCCCGGCTTTTTGCCCGGCACCGACCAGGAATGGAACGGCATCATCACCAACGGGGCCAAGCTGCTGTATGCCTTCTGCGAAGCGACGGTGCCGCGTATCACGGTCATCACGCGCAAAGCCTACGGCGGTGCCTACGACGTGATGAACTCCAAGCACATCGGAGCCGACATGAATTATGCGTGGCCGTCGGCAGAAATTGCCGTGATGGGCGCGAGTGGGGCCGCCGAGATTATTTTCAAGCGCGAAATTGCCGAAGCCGACGACCCGCAGGCCAAACTTCATGAGAAAGTGCAGGAGTACACCGAGAAGTTTGCCAACCCGTATCGGGCCGCGCACCGGGGCTACATCGACGAGGTGATTATGCCCGACCAAACCCGGCAAAAACTGCTCCGGGCGTTCGGGATGCTGGAAAATAAAGTAGCAACTCTGCCGAAGAAAAAACACGGCAACATTCCGTTGTAG
- a CDS encoding LVIVD repeat-containing protein, whose amino-acid sequence MRPTLYFFISLLLFSCAQDSGNSAPSPGAGIGGSTARFTVSGNTLYLIHNDDLHAYDITQSSDPKPGNKTDLWTNGVETIFPYRNNLFIGTQTGMLIYDVRQPGNPLRLGVYTHIQACDPVVAQGNYAYVTLRSGTTCRATTINSLDVIDISNLVSPKLIKSYAMKNPHGLGVDGSLLFVGEGDYGLRVMDVSNPLDVREMQYIDSVRTYDVIPTQKRLIVTGPNGIYQYGYADLKQLTLLSKIPVQ is encoded by the coding sequence ATGAGACCAACGCTCTACTTCTTTATATCATTGTTGCTGTTCTCCTGCGCTCAGGATAGTGGCAACTCGGCCCCGTCGCCCGGCGCAGGGATTGGCGGTTCAACGGCCCGCTTTACCGTCAGCGGCAATACGCTCTACCTGATTCATAACGACGACCTGCACGCCTACGACATCACGCAGAGCAGCGACCCCAAACCCGGCAACAAAACCGACCTCTGGACCAACGGCGTTGAAACCATTTTTCCGTATCGGAACAACCTGTTCATCGGCACACAAACGGGTATGCTCATCTACGATGTTCGCCAACCGGGCAACCCGCTGCGGTTAGGCGTTTATACCCACATTCAGGCGTGCGACCCGGTGGTGGCGCAGGGCAATTACGCCTATGTGACGCTCCGCTCCGGCACAACCTGCCGAGCTACTACTATCAACTCGCTCGATGTAATCGACATCAGTAATCTCGTCAGTCCAAAGCTTATCAAAAGTTACGCGATGAAAAATCCGCACGGGCTGGGTGTCGATGGTTCGCTGCTGTTTGTGGGCGAAGGCGACTACGGTCTGCGTGTAATGGACGTCAGCAATCCGCTCGACGTGCGGGAGATGCAGTACATCGACAGTGTGCGGACCTACGACGTGATTCCAACCCAGAAGCGGCTAATCGTGACCGGGCCGAATGGCATCTATCAGTATGGTTACGCTGATTTGAAACAACTGACATTGCTCAGCAAAATCCCGGTTCAATGA
- a CDS encoding DUF3575 domain-containing protein yields MMRPVYLIVSLLLTGGSLVAQQRINSPNPDSSDRFVRERAWVVKVAPLSLFDPDNTIQFGVERWLGGRHALQAEFGYGWQSINLWQNSQNQRYSDREVWRGRAEYRYYYHPTSRLGGSYFAVEGFYKQVNALESGTYGVGCQSGPCQYYRIFREPVQKYVWGMHAKTGRQFALTPDDRWLMDIYVGLGFRKSEINRYERPSSSAYFYESAGYSLFDAFSPRPYPVVSLAYGFKIGYAL; encoded by the coding sequence ATGATGCGCCCCGTTTATCTGATTGTCAGCCTGTTGCTTACTGGCGGCTCGTTGGTGGCCCAGCAACGGATCAACTCGCCAAACCCTGATTCGTCGGACCGGTTTGTGCGCGAACGGGCCTGGGTCGTGAAAGTCGCGCCGTTGAGTTTGTTCGACCCTGATAACACCATTCAGTTCGGCGTCGAACGCTGGTTGGGTGGGCGACACGCGCTACAGGCCGAGTTTGGTTACGGCTGGCAGAGCATAAACCTCTGGCAAAACAGTCAAAATCAGCGATACAGCGACCGCGAAGTCTGGCGAGGCCGGGCCGAGTACCGTTATTATTACCACCCTACGAGCCGATTGGGCGGCAGTTATTTTGCGGTTGAAGGGTTTTACAAGCAGGTAAACGCGTTGGAAAGCGGCACTTACGGCGTTGGCTGTCAGTCGGGGCCGTGCCAATATTACCGTATATTTCGCGAACCCGTTCAGAAGTATGTATGGGGGATGCACGCCAAAACAGGTCGTCAGTTCGCGCTCACCCCCGACGACCGCTGGCTGATGGACATTTACGTGGGGCTGGGCTTTCGCAAAAGCGAGATCAACCGATACGAACGCCCCAGCAGCAGTGCATATTTCTACGAATCAGCCGGTTATAGCCTGTTCGATGCGTTTTCACCCCGCCCCTACCCCGTCGTAAGCCTGGCGTATGGTTTTAAAATTGGTTATGCGTTATGA
- the porQ gene encoding type IX secretion system protein PorQ, whose protein sequence is MGRFFFLVTLLIGFAKSGWAQPLGGQRVFSFLNLPTHARVAALGGQVATAIRPDAAYFLNNPALADSLRQNELTISLMPYLAAAKYYTLHYGLPVKTKGMWAVGMQYLSYGQMPLTDPLGNTLGTFSANDYALGLTHARTEGNFSLGATVKMVGSAIETYSAFGILADLGGVWRHPSGNLTFGLTARNFGYLIKNFGPTDANLPFDLQAGVTLKPRYAPFRLTITAHHLQRFDISYNDPNLNVRFDLNGNPIPQTLSPVEKAARHLSAGVEFLISPNVHLMAGYNHQKRQEGRLTTGGGLAGISLGASVQVRAFQLTYARFAAAPTAGTSQLSLRVDLERIMQ, encoded by the coding sequence TTGGGCCGGTTCTTCTTCCTTGTCACGCTGCTTATTGGTTTCGCCAAATCCGGCTGGGCACAGCCGCTCGGCGGGCAACGCGTGTTTTCGTTCCTGAACCTGCCGACCCACGCCCGCGTAGCAGCCCTCGGCGGGCAGGTCGCCACCGCCATCCGGCCCGATGCGGCTTACTTCCTGAACAACCCTGCCTTAGCGGATTCGCTACGCCAGAACGAACTGACTATCAGCCTGATGCCGTATCTGGCAGCGGCCAAATACTACACCTTGCACTATGGTCTACCCGTAAAAACCAAAGGCATGTGGGCCGTTGGGATGCAGTACTTAAGCTACGGACAGATGCCACTGACCGACCCGCTGGGGAATACGCTTGGTACATTTTCGGCCAACGACTACGCCCTCGGCCTGACCCACGCCCGTACCGAAGGTAATTTCTCGCTCGGGGCTACCGTAAAAATGGTCGGCTCAGCTATCGAAACCTATTCCGCCTTTGGCATACTGGCCGACCTCGGCGGGGTCTGGCGACATCCCAGCGGCAACCTTACATTTGGGCTGACCGCCCGAAATTTCGGTTATCTAATCAAAAACTTCGGCCCGACCGATGCCAACCTGCCGTTTGATTTACAGGCGGGTGTCACGCTCAAACCCCGCTACGCCCCGTTCCGGCTAACCATCACGGCTCACCACCTCCAGCGTTTCGACATTAGCTATAACGACCCCAACCTGAACGTGCGCTTCGACCTGAACGGCAATCCCATTCCGCAAACGCTCAGCCCGGTAGAGAAAGCGGCCCGGCATCTGAGTGCAGGCGTTGAATTTCTGATTAGTCCGAACGTGCATCTGATGGCCGGATACAATCACCAGAAGCGGCAGGAAGGGCGGCTCACCACGGGCGGAGGACTGGCCGGTATTTCGCTGGGGGCGTCGGTGCAGGTGCGGGCGTTTCAGTTGACCTACGCCCGGTTTGCAGCCGCTCCCACTGCCGGAACCAGCCAACTCTCCCTGCGCGTGGACCTTGAACGAATTATGCAGTAG
- a CDS encoding KdsC family phosphatase has protein sequence MTDELRAKAARIKLVLTDCDGVMTDAGVFYGETGEVFKQFNIRDGMGVVRLRELVGVETGIVTGETSPSVVTRAAKLKITELHLGASDKLSLLRGILERKGLDGSEVAFIGDDVNDLAILQAVGLSACPADATRQNKAIVDYCCEMRGGQGCLRELAELIIEAKLGSV, from the coding sequence ATGACAGACGAACTCCGGGCAAAAGCGGCCCGCATCAAATTAGTACTGACCGACTGCGACGGTGTTATGACCGACGCGGGCGTTTTCTACGGCGAAACCGGCGAAGTATTCAAACAATTCAACATCCGCGATGGCATGGGCGTAGTGCGCCTGCGCGAGTTGGTAGGTGTAGAAACGGGCATCGTCACGGGCGAGACCTCGCCCTCGGTGGTAACGCGGGCCGCCAAGTTGAAAATCACGGAATTGCATCTGGGAGCCAGCGACAAACTGTCGTTGCTGCGGGGCATTCTGGAGCGTAAAGGTTTAGACGGCAGCGAAGTAGCGTTTATTGGCGACGACGTAAACGACCTCGCCATTTTACAGGCTGTAGGGCTATCGGCCTGCCCCGCCGACGCCACCCGGCAAAACAAAGCCATTGTCGATTATTGCTGCGAGATGCGGGGCGGGCAAGGTTGCCTGCGCGAACTCGCCGAACTCATCATCGAAGCTAAATTAGGTAGCGTGTAG
- a CDS encoding dienelactone hydrolase family protein, which produces MSEIKKEDIKQEVFDLYDDYAHDRIDRRDFVQRLSAYAVGGLTVSALMGFLMPDYKGGIKIKADDPRLQSDYVTYPSPKGGGSIKALVSMPVNTSQKLGGIVVVHENRGLNPHIADVARRAALSGFVSVAPDALTPLGGYPGNDDEGRALQSKRNRNEMLEDFIAAYDYLKTHNNCNGKIGVVGFCFGGWIANMMAVRIPGLAASVPFYGGQPGLEDVPNIKAPLLLHYAELDTRVNEGWPAYEAALKQHNKAYTAHMYANANHGFHNDTTPRYDKAAAELAWQRTVDFFKKNLT; this is translated from the coding sequence ATGAGTGAAATTAAAAAAGAAGACATCAAACAGGAGGTGTTTGATTTGTACGACGACTATGCTCACGACCGGATCGACCGGCGTGACTTTGTGCAGCGGCTATCAGCTTATGCCGTAGGCGGACTAACGGTGTCGGCTCTGATGGGCTTCCTGATGCCCGATTACAAAGGCGGGATTAAAATCAAAGCCGACGATCCCCGCCTGCAATCTGACTATGTTACGTATCCATCGCCCAAAGGGGGCGGCTCCATCAAAGCGTTGGTGTCGATGCCAGTGAATACGAGCCAGAAATTGGGCGGCATTGTGGTTGTTCACGAAAACCGGGGCCTGAATCCGCATATTGCCGACGTGGCCCGACGGGCTGCACTCAGTGGATTTGTGTCTGTTGCCCCCGACGCGTTAACGCCATTGGGCGGGTATCCGGGCAACGACGACGAGGGCCGTGCGCTGCAAAGCAAACGGAACCGCAACGAGATGCTGGAGGATTTCATTGCTGCCTACGACTATCTGAAAACCCACAATAACTGTAACGGTAAGATTGGCGTGGTTGGGTTTTGTTTTGGTGGCTGGATTGCCAACATGATGGCCGTGCGGATTCCCGGTTTGGCTGCTTCGGTGCCGTTCTATGGCGGGCAACCCGGCCTTGAAGACGTGCCGAACATAAAAGCTCCGCTGCTGCTGCATTATGCCGAACTCGACACCCGCGTAAACGAGGGCTGGCCCGCTTATGAAGCCGCGTTGAAACAGCATAACAAAGCCTACACGGCGCATATGTATGCCAATGCCAACCACGGCTTTCACAACGATACCACCCCCCGCTACGACAAAGCAGCCGCCGAACTGGCCTGGCAGCGCACCGTCGATTTTTTCAAAAAGAACCTGACGTAG
- the hslU gene encoding ATP-dependent protease ATPase subunit HslU: MTEVLKDLTPRQIVAELDQYIIGQHDAKRNVAIALRNRWRRMNAPDDMQREITPNNILMIGATGVGKTEIARRLAKLADAPFIKVEASKFTEVGYVGRDVESMVRDLVEQAVNMVRAAKKEAVKARAQQAVEDAILDILIPPVKPANGQHVGFETIPADSDSELNERTRERFRDKIRSGEMDDRKIDIDVQQSQMPSIGVMGGSVDDLSMMNIQEMIGGMMPKRGKKRKVTIAEARTILLEEEAAKLIDMDEVKEEAIRKAADAGIIFIDEIDKVASARSGNGGGGPDVSREGVQRDLLPIVEGSAVNTKYGVIHTDHILFVAAGAFHVAKPSDLIPELQGRFPIRVELQSLSEDDFYQILKEPKNALTKQYEAMLQAENVGLTFNDDALRELARIAFEVNAEIENIGARRLQTVLSHLMNDFMFDIPDVIGANAHLVITKEMVSTKLNDLVKNRDMSQFIL, translated from the coding sequence ATGACTGAAGTACTGAAAGACCTGACTCCCCGGCAGATTGTTGCCGAATTAGATCAATACATTATCGGGCAGCACGACGCCAAGCGTAACGTAGCTATTGCCCTGCGCAACCGCTGGCGTCGGATGAATGCTCCCGACGATATGCAGCGCGAAATCACGCCCAATAACATCCTGATGATTGGGGCCACGGGCGTTGGCAAAACCGAAATTGCCCGACGGCTCGCCAAACTGGCCGATGCGCCATTCATAAAAGTTGAAGCATCGAAATTTACCGAGGTCGGTTATGTGGGCCGCGACGTAGAAAGTATGGTGCGCGATTTAGTCGAGCAGGCTGTAAATATGGTTCGGGCCGCCAAGAAAGAAGCCGTAAAGGCACGGGCGCAGCAGGCTGTTGAAGATGCCATTCTCGACATTCTGATTCCGCCCGTTAAACCCGCCAACGGCCAACACGTTGGCTTTGAGACCATTCCTGCCGATTCGGATTCGGAGCTAAACGAGCGCACCCGCGAACGTTTCCGCGACAAAATCCGCTCCGGCGAAATGGACGACCGTAAAATCGACATCGACGTGCAGCAGAGTCAAATGCCCAGCATTGGCGTTATGGGCGGCTCGGTCGATGATTTGTCGATGATGAACATCCAGGAAATGATTGGCGGCATGATGCCCAAGCGCGGCAAAAAGCGCAAAGTGACCATTGCCGAGGCCCGCACAATTCTGCTCGAAGAAGAAGCCGCTAAACTCATCGATATGGACGAGGTGAAGGAAGAGGCCATTCGCAAAGCCGCCGACGCCGGGATTATTTTTATCGATGAAATCGACAAAGTAGCGTCGGCCCGGTCGGGCAACGGGGGCGGTGGTCCCGACGTTAGCCGCGAGGGCGTCCAGCGCGACCTGCTGCCGATTGTAGAAGGCAGTGCGGTGAATACAAAATACGGCGTCATTCATACCGACCATATCCTGTTTGTTGCTGCGGGCGCGTTTCACGTTGCCAAACCCAGCGACCTGATTCCCGAGTTGCAGGGACGTTTCCCCATTCGGGTAGAGCTGCAAAGCCTGTCGGAAGACGATTTCTATCAGATTTTAAAAGAACCTAAAAACGCGCTGACAAAGCAGTACGAAGCCATGTTGCAGGCCGAAAACGTGGGCCTGACCTTCAACGACGACGCCCTGCGCGAACTGGCCCGGATTGCCTTTGAGGTGAACGCCGAAATAGAAAACATCGGTGCCCGCCGTTTACAGACCGTGTTGAGTCATCTTATGAACGATTTCATGTTCGATATTCCCGACGTTATCGGTGCCAACGCTCACCTTGTGATTACTAAAGAAATGGTTAGTACCAAATTAAATGATTTGGTAAAAAACCGCGATATGAGCCAGTTTATTCTATAG